The window ATTATCCGTGAGACCCGGGTGGTCGAGTATGCCAAATAGATGGGCCAGGAGTAGGGGAATGCGGTGCGTCTTCTGATGATCGGCGACGTTGTGGGCCGCCCCGGGCGCAGGGCCTGTCGGGTGGAGGTGGAGCATCTGGTCCGGGACCACGGCGTGGACCTGGTGATTGCCAACGGCGAGAATGCGGCGGGAGGTAACGGGATCACCCGGGAAATAGCGAATGAACTCTTCTCTTGTGGGATCGACGTACTCACCATGGGTAATCATGTTTGGGACAAGAAAGAGATTCTGAGCTTCATCGAGCAGGAGGTCCGGCTCCTCAGACCGGCGAACTACCCTCCCGGCACTCCGGGGGTCGGTTACGCATTCTACCGGAGCCGAAAGGATCATCTGGTTGCGGTGATCAACCTCTCGGGGCGTGTGTACCTGGCCAATCTGGAGTGCCCGTTTCGCACGGTCAACCGGCTCCTGGACGACATCAGGAAGTATACGCCGGTGGTGCTTGTAGATTTTCACGCGGAGGCTACTTCCGAGAAGATCGCTATGGGTTGGTACCTCGACGGGAAGGTGAGCGCGGTATGCGGCACGCACACCCACGTGCAGACCGCCGATGAACGTATTCTGCCCCGGGGTACCGCTTACATCTCCGATGTCGGCATGACCGGCCCTCGGGATTCGATCATCGGAGTAAAGGTAGAGACGGTGCTCGAAAAGTTCCTCACTCAGATGCCGAAGCAGTTTCAGGTGGCCAGCGGGCCGTATCAGTTCAACGCCGTTCTGGTAACCGTGGATCCGGATTCGGGAAAAGCGCTGAATATCTCGCGCATTCAAGGGTATGAGCCGCCATCATAAAAATTTTTCCAGTTATGCTAAAGGAATTCTCGATATCTTGGCGAATACCCATTGAATGATGTGGTAGCTGTCTCCGAAGCCTTTAAGGAGGTTACTAGATATGGAAGTGTTAAAGGTTTCAGCAAAATCCAACCCAAATTCCGTAGCCGGCGCCCTGGCTGGGGTTTTGCGCGAACGCGGCACCGCCGAACTCCAGGCGATTGGAGCTGGGGCCATCAACCAGGCAGTGAAAGCCATCGCAATCGCCCGAGGGTTTGTAGCGCCCAGTGGAATGGACCTGATTTGTATCCCGGCATTCACCGATATTATGATCGACGGGGAAGAAAGAACGGCGATCAAGCTGATTGTGGAACCGCGCTAGCAGCGGAAACAATTTAGGGCAGGGCAAAACACCTTGGCCGGCTCCTTTTTTTCACAGGGGGATGGGTCAAGGTGTAGCTTTTTGGGAGGATAGTATTTACAGTTACCGTCTGAGCAGGTGAGATTATGCCCGCGGATCTGCACGTACACACCACCGCCTCTGACGGCACCGTGACCCCGGCCGGGGTGGTGCAACTGGCTCGCGCCCTCGGTCTCGGTGCGATTGCGATCACCGACCATGACACGGTAAGCGGAGTTGCGCCGGCCCTGCAGAGGGCCGGCGCAACAGACGGACCCCTGGTCATTCCCGGGATTGAGATCAGTGCCAGTCACCAGGGGCGTGACGTCCATATTCTCGGGTACTACGTAGACACGAAACACGCCGGCTTCCTAGCCCGGATTAAAGAACTGGCGGAAAAACGTGCCGAGAGGGCGGCCCGGATGATCGCGCGCCTGCAGTCACTGGGTCTGGCGGTTACGTTGAACGACGTGCTGGACTTTGCCGGTCCGGCCAGTCTCGGGCGTCCGCACATCGCCGACGCCCTGCTCCGCGCCGGGATTGTCAAGAACCGTGCCGAAGCCTTCAGCCGCTGGATCGGGCGGGACTGTCCGGGTTATGTGTCCCGGCAGCAGGTTTCGCCGTTCGAGGCCGTAGCCCTGGTCCGCTTGGCGAAAGGTGTTCCCGTTCTGGCACATCCGGGCACGGCCCGGGTGGACGACATCATCGCGGATTTGGCTGTTGTGGGCCTGCAGGGCTTGGAAGTGTACCATCCGGACCACACTCCCGAGCAGGTGCGCCGTTACCTGGATTTGGCCGCTGCGCTGCGGCTGGTGGCGACCGGGGGGTCCGATTTTCACGGCAGCGACAACCATGGGCGGCTGGGTGAGGCGCTGGTACCGTTAAAGGTGGTGGAGGAGCTGAAACTCAGGCGTATGTGAGTCTATCAAGAATCCAAACTACATAAACTATACGTAAACACTGAGTTTTGGGGGTCTGCAGGATGCTGTATGATATTGGCCGTCTGGAGCAGCGGGTACGTGAACTCGAGGATAAACTGCTCCAGCTGCGGTTGAGCCGGAGGGTACTGATGCTGCTTTTGGAAAAACAGGAGCAGGAGAAGGCCACTTTCCTGGAACGCCTCGAACGGGAGAATCGTCGGTTGATGCGTGCCAACCACCAGTATGCCCAGAACCTCCTCCAAAAGAACCGGCAGATTTACGAGCTTGAGTCCCGTCTACAAATGATCAGTGGTGAGAAATCGAGGCATTAAACAGCTTATCCACAAAACTATGCACATAATGGAAAAACTGTTAATAACCTCAGTTAATGGCACAAGCCCCAACACATGACATTACAGGACAGGGCCGGTTCGG is drawn from Candidatus Desulforudis audaxviator MP104C and contains these coding sequences:
- a CDS encoding PHP domain-containing protein; protein product: MPADLHVHTTASDGTVTPAGVVQLARALGLGAIAITDHDTVSGVAPALQRAGATDGPLVIPGIEISASHQGRDVHILGYYVDTKHAGFLARIKELAEKRAERAARMIARLQSLGLAVTLNDVLDFAGPASLGRPHIADALLRAGIVKNRAEAFSRWIGRDCPGYVSRQQVSPFEAVALVRLAKGVPVLAHPGTARVDDIIADLAVVGLQGLEVYHPDHTPEQVRRYLDLAAALRLVATGGSDFHGSDNHGRLGEALVPLKVVEELKLRRM
- a CDS encoding TIGR00282 family metallophosphoesterase — its product is MRLLMIGDVVGRPGRRACRVEVEHLVRDHGVDLVIANGENAAGGNGITREIANELFSCGIDVLTMGNHVWDKKEILSFIEQEVRLLRPANYPPGTPGVGYAFYRSRKDHLVAVINLSGRVYLANLECPFRTVNRLLDDIRKYTPVVLVDFHAEATSEKIAMGWYLDGKVSAVCGTHTHVQTADERILPRGTAYISDVGMTGPRDSIIGVKVETVLEKFLTQMPKQFQVASGPYQFNAVLVTVDPDSGKALNISRIQGYEPPS
- a CDS encoding stage V sporulation protein S, which gives rise to MEVLKVSAKSNPNSVAGALAGVLRERGTAELQAIGAGAINQAVKAIAIARGFVAPSGMDLICIPAFTDIMIDGEERTAIKLIVEPR